Genomic DNA from Haemorhous mexicanus isolate bHaeMex1 chromosome 20, bHaeMex1.pri, whole genome shotgun sequence:
TCTGACAGGAAGCACTGGGCTCAACAGTCaaaccttttaaattttatctATTTAGCCACCCTGGTTATTGGGTTTTTCCTTGCCTCATGGCTGATAATGAAAGACCTGGCTTCGATTTCTTGGCCTGTGTACTTCTCACACAGAAATCATTACACAGCATTTAAGTTAATGTTTTATTAACCGAAGCTTTTATAAGACAGCTGTTCTCATGAGCCAGACTGCCATGAgcccctctccttttttttttttttttttaattccttcacCTTTCTCACCACTGGTAATAAAAGACAAACCACTTCTTAATTTATAGAGTAGTTACAGCCCACCCTATGTAGTGATTCCGTAGCTGGCTGCCTGTGCCATGATTAGAGGATGGCATAATTAGGCCACAGGGATGGAAAGATTGTAAACTGCAAGGGCAGGGAAACTCCTTTCTCTGCAGGAGGAATACATTTCTGTGACATTTCAGTGACTTGAGTTGACATTTAGTGTCACTTGTCACGGAAGCTGAAGGGGAGAGGTGTAGCACAACTAGCCAGGAACCAGAGTGGATATAATTCTGCCCAATAACCCAAGCAGAACACCCCTCATTGCTGGGAAGGGTTGTTTGTGCAAGCCAGGTGCTGAGCTGCACTTGGCAAAGCACGTTCCAATATGCAGCCATGAcctgctttattttaaatatctgcagGCTTAGCTGTGTGCTTGGCCCAGCTGTCGTGTTACTGCTGTTCCTTCCCGTTTGTTAACCAAACACCAGCACTGGTGGGACCAGCTCTCCTCTTTAATGCTGCTCTTGACCTGCTGAGCAGGAAGTGAGAACAGCAGGAGGTTCCCCTCTCCgcagccctgctcagtcctTGGGCAGAGGAATGCCCACTGCCGTGTGCTTGCTGAGGTTCCTAGCCTCCTCCACCTGCAGAGGGCTGCAGTAGTCCTGCAGGAAGATAGAGGCCAGGTTACTGAGGCGCGTGTTGGCCGAGAGCGAGAAGCGGAGCATGCACTCCACCACGGGCAGCGCCGTGGTCTGCGCGCGTGACCGCGGCGTCGTCAGGAACATCAGCGTGGTCACGGCCGACACCACGGTCTCCTCGTTGGAGCTGGACAGGCAGTTGATGATGGGCTCCACCCCGTTGGCCTCCAGGATGTactctttgtttgttttatccAAGCACAGGTTGCAAAGACCACCTGGAACGGCAAGAGGAAAGTGTCTGTGGTGATGCAAATTCTCTGCTCATCCTGTTTCTAACATCCAGATCTTCTGTATGGATGGAAAATTCTTAACGATTCCCTAGGCCACGTGTTTTTGATTGTTTCCAACGATTTTCCACCAGCACACCCCTCCTGCATGTCATTAGAGGGCACTGTTACTGCTGCACATAACTGCTTCCACAGAATGATTCCAGGAATGCCCACTCATCCCTAATGGAAGACACAAGCCAGCAGTTTATTGCAGGTGCTATAGAAAGCCAGAGAATGGAGGTAACAGAGTAGCCAAGAAGCACAGAATGTCTGAAACTCGAAACTTTGAGATGCAGCCACAAGCCTTAAAAATCAAATCCATTTAGTATCATCTCACAGAAACACTCACAGCATCTAGCCCCATAGCTTAAATTCAGACCATGAACAATTGTGGTAAGGCAATTTCTCAAAAGATTTATTAAAATTGTCAAATAAGTATTCTAGAAGACCAGTTGCCAATAGCTGAATGGTTACATGGATCTGTACAATGTACCTGGCAAAATCTATGTATTAGTGACTGCTTCTCTACAGGAGAGA
This window encodes:
- the ARMC7 gene encoding armadillo repeat-containing protein 7, producing MELGRLEYLQALVTEFQVTDSTEAKEQVLANLANFAYDPSNYEYLRQLQVLDLFLDMLTEDNETLVEFAMGGLCNLCLDKTNKEYILEANGVEPIINCLSSSNEETVVSAVTTLMFLTTPRSRAQTTALPVVECMLRFSLSANTRLSNLASIFLQDYCSPLQVEEARNLSKHTAVGIPLPKD